One genomic region from Sphingobacterium sp. UGAL515B_05 encodes:
- a CDS encoding carbohydrate-binding family 9-like protein produces the protein MKKLTILPIAAELTNTLDYHTLSKLLSHLESHSLEFNNWSESFPYKPEVQFKIGYTREYLVLQYDVIEEQLRGNYSDTNQNVWEDSCVEFFISFDGRKHYYNLEFNLIGTGLIGYGPAEKASRNRLDIATIEQVRTYSLIERNGSDKRWSMIEVIPLAVFQFDDLVELKGKLIHGNFYKCGDHLKQPHFISWNKIENPTPNFHLPEFFGEMVFG, from the coding sequence TAACCATTTTGCCTATCGCAGCAGAGCTGACCAATACACTAGATTATCATACTTTGTCGAAGCTCTTGAGCCATCTTGAATCGCATTCTTTGGAGTTTAATAATTGGAGCGAATCTTTCCCGTATAAACCTGAGGTACAATTTAAGATTGGCTACACCCGGGAGTATCTAGTGTTGCAATATGATGTCATCGAAGAACAACTTCGGGGTAATTATTCCGATACAAATCAAAATGTATGGGAAGATAGTTGTGTGGAGTTCTTTATTTCATTTGATGGACGCAAACATTATTATAATCTTGAATTTAATCTAATTGGAACGGGCCTTATCGGTTATGGCCCTGCCGAAAAGGCGAGTAGAAATCGGTTGGACATTGCAACAATAGAACAGGTGCGTACTTACTCTTTAATTGAGCGTAATGGTTCCGATAAGCGGTGGAGTATGATTGAGGTCATTCCACTTGCAGTATTTCAGTTTGACGATCTTGTAGAGCTGAAAGGTAAACTGATACATGGGAATTTTTATAAATGTGGCGATCATCTCAAACAACCACATTTTATCTCTTGGAATAAAATAGAAAACCCAACTCCTAACTTCCATCTCCCCGAGTTTTTTGGAGAAATGGTCTTTGGTTAG
- a CDS encoding DUF2853 family protein produces MSKLDEKIAAYVAESKKLGLSLDEAFIAKVTKGIGPSIYNADSETVAASDPEELNRIKQNFLIKKLGLKDGPELDKALEEVITAIGKSNKNKYRVLVYALLAKKFKKESVYQ; encoded by the coding sequence ATGAGCAAATTAGATGAAAAAATTGCTGCATATGTTGCAGAATCAAAAAAGCTAGGCTTATCATTAGATGAAGCATTTATTGCAAAAGTAACAAAAGGAATAGGACCTTCCATTTACAATGCAGACTCCGAAACCGTCGCTGCATCAGATCCCGAAGAACTGAACCGTATCAAACAAAATTTCTTAATCAAAAAACTAGGGCTAAAAGACGGCCCTGAGCTAGACAAAGCATTAGAGGAGGTTATTACCGCTATTGGTAAATCCAATAAAAATAAATACCGTGTATTAGTATATGCTTTATTGGCAAAGAAATTCAAAAAAGAATCTGTTTACCAATAA
- a CDS encoding type B 50S ribosomal protein L31: protein MKKDLHPSNYRLVVFKDMSNDYAFITKSCVDTKETITWEDGNEYPVVKLEISHTSHPFYTGKMKLVDTAGRIDKFRNRYNKK from the coding sequence ATGAAAAAAGATTTGCATCCTTCAAATTACAGATTAGTTGTATTTAAAGATATGTCAAATGACTATGCTTTTATTACAAAATCTTGTGTTGATACTAAAGAAACTATCACATGGGAAGATGGTAATGAGTATCCAGTTGTAAAACTAGAGATCTCTCATACATCACACCCTTTCTATACAGGTAAAATGAAATTGGTTGATACTGCTGGTCGTATCGACAAATTCCGTAACCGTTACAACAAAAAATAA